The genomic stretch AATTTGCAGAAGAAGAAGCAGTAAAAAAAGAAATATTAGAAAAACAAAAAGTAGCAATTCAAAAGAGTAAGGAAGATCCTTTATACAATTATTACTTAGCAGTAGATGGAGAATCAAGAAGAGTTACTATAGAAAAGGAAAAGAAACCAAGTAGTCTTTTGAAAAGTTTAAAAAATCATATTGGAGAAGCTACGAAAGAAGGATATGGTTCAATAATCAATTCGGTTCCTAACTATGATAAATGGCAAGAAACGGCAAAAGAATATGGAGAAATGGAAAGTAGTCTTACAGGAAGTGCTTTATTACAAGCTAGTGGAAATTTAATAACAGTACCAGGAAGAATGGCGACTGAAATGAACCTTTTTGGACCAGGAGAAATACAATATGGTTCAGTAAAAGATATAAGGGGAAGACAACAAGAATTAAATGATGTAACAAGAGGTAAGGCAGATTTATTAACAGCAATAGTAGCTTATTCAACAGTGGAATCAATAAAGGATAGTAAGGTAGTTCAGAAGTTTAAAAATAAGTTTAACCTTAATGAAGTTCCTAATTTGACAATAGAAGATGAACTTTCAGTGGAAAAACAAAAATTACTTGAATATAAAAGTCAAAAAGATTTATCAAAAGCAGTAAATAGCGGAAGTAAAAGTAAAAATGTATTTCCAAGTAACCCAGATGATTTTTTACCAGAAATTTCAAGGAACAAAATAATAAAATCTAATGGAACAGTAAGTCAAACAATTCAAACAAGTGATGGTATTAGAATAAGAGCAGAACAACATCCACTGTTATCAGGGGAAGTTTATAATCCAAGACACCATGGTGTTCATTATCACATAGAATATAAAGTAGATTTAACTAAAAGTTGGAATAATAAAAAAAATATTCTTAAACTTTATCCTGATGGTTATATAAATGGAAGTGGAAGTGGATTTTTACCAGGAGAAGCTTTTCCAGAATAAAGAAGAAGGAGTAATTAAAATGGAATGGATAAATATAGTAAGTAATAAAGATGCTAAGATAACTAAAATAAATATAAATAACTTATATGTTACCTTAGAGATTGAACATTGGAATAGAGAACTAAGGAAAATAAATTTTAAAAATTACTATATCATCAAAGAAAAAAATTCTATAGAAGAGGAAATAGGTGATATAAAAATAGAAATACACTCTAGTTTACTAGAGGAATTAAAACAGGATATTTTAAATGGAGGAGGTACATTGGATGAAATAGATGATATAAAACATTTTATTTTTTATGACTCATGGAATAATAGAGTAATATTAGAGATATTAGCAGAAATAGCAGAATATATCTAAATAATAAAAAATAATGAGGAATAGGAGAGATAATAGGAAAAGCAACAGATGGAAATGATTTAATTTTTGGAGGAATTAAAAAAAGTGAAGATATTCCAGCAAAAAAAGGAATGCTTGAAACTGTAAAAAATAAAATGGATGATATAGCTGATACATTAACAGGAAAATCAAAAACTCAAAGACAATTAGAGAGTCTGGGAATAGATGTAAAAGTAAGAGAGAGTGGAATAACAATAGATGGTACAATAGAAGTAGGAGATGATATAGATGAAATAGAAAATAGTCTTGGGCATAATTTTCCTGTTTATGATAAGCTTGAAAGAAAAAATGGAGTAACTATAGCTACAAGTACAAAAGCTAGAGATTTAACCCAAAAAACATATAGTTCATTAGAATATAAAAATGGGCTATATAATAGAATTAAAGAAGATATTGATGATATTTTAAGTTTTAAAAGTGCTAAAATGAAAAATGGAAAAACTTTAAAAAAAGATATGATAGATAAAAGGATATTAGAAATATCTATAAATGAACATGAACTAACAAAGCAACAAATAGATAATATAAAAAAAGGAATAGATTATGGTAAAATGAATGGAGTAGAAGTAAAATTTATAATAGAAAAATAGGAGAGAAAATGGAAAAATTAATTCTAGTATCAATAGCTAAAGAAAAAAAGGAAAAAGATTTTAGAATGGTAATAATGCCTTCGGGTAGAGATAAAATAGGTTTAATTCAAGATAAAGATTATGGGATAGTAGCATATCCAAATGAAAATAATTTTGAGAAAATAGGAGAATTTATATATTGGGGATTTAATGAAAGTGATGATAAAGTGATTGAGATTTCTCCTAATATGAACTTTGGAAAACAATTTTATAATTGTAGTTCATTTAGAAAAGTAATGAATGAATATAATGTAGTACAATTTGAATTTTTTAAAGGAATATATAGCATATCGTTATTAAAGAAAGAAGGAAATGCCTATGTAGCTTTCGAAGATGAAAATAAAGAAGCTGTTGAATACACTTTCTCAGAAAAGCCAACAGCCTTAGAGCTAGGGGCAAAAGTAATGGAAATGTTTGAATACAAAGAAAAATATGATGGATTAATAGAATAGGTTGAAATTAAGCTGAATAAGTAAAAATATTTATTCAGCTTTTTTCTAAGAGGCTTTAAAAAATAATTTAGGAAGGACATTTAAAACATATGATATATATGATGATGTTACAAAAACAGCAACAAGTGTAAAAAGTATAGATATGACTTTAAAGACATACACAAGTGGTTCAGGATTGAGTTCTAAATTAAATAGTGATCTTAAAGATATTAAAGACTTTACAGAATATGAATTAGATAAAGTAAAATTGGAAAATAAGGATATAGAAGTTCGTGTATTAAAAATTGTAATAAATAATAAACCTTTAAATAAATCTCAAATGGAAAATTTAAAAAAGGTAGTTGAACATGTAACAGAGGATGGAATAAAAGTAGAAGCAGTAATATTAAAATAGGGAGGATTAAAATGAATGTATCAATAACAATATATAAAGAAAAAAAAGAACAAAATTTTAGAATGGTAATATTACCTTCTGGTAAAAATAAAATTGGATTAGGAAAGTATAAAGATTACGGAATTATATCTTATTTAAATAAAAAAAATGCTAAAAAAATAGGAGAACTTATATTTTGGGCATTAAGTGAAAGTGATAATAAAAAAATTGAAGATGAAGTTAATGTACAATGGTATAAAAAATATTTTAGCTGTTCTTCTAATTTAAAAGTGGTTAATGAATATAATAATATTGGATTTAAATTATTTGAAAATAAGTATATAATATATTTAAAAATGAAAGATGGTAGAGGTTACTCACCATTTAAAGATGAAAATGGAAATATGGTTGAATATACTTTCCCAGAAAAACCAACACCTTTAGAACTGGGAACAAAAGTAATGGAAATGTTTGAATACAAAGAAAGATATGATGGGTTAATAGAATAAGGCAAAATTAAGCTGAATAAGTAAAAAATATTTATTCAGCTTTTCTCTAATGATTTTATTAAATAGGTAAAAAATTTAACTATAATCATTTTCAATTAATGTAAATGGAAAAAACTATTGGGTTCATCCAAATGCAACTGAGCATATGATGGAATATGTAAGTAAAATTATTTCGGAAGATGGAATTGATATTAATTTTTCATTAAAAAATCAAATACTATTGGAAAGCTTTGAAGCCTCATTAAGTGAAATTACTAAAAATGAAATAATATTTAATAAACCTTATTCTGCTGGTAATTGGAAATTTATAATAAATCAAAATGAAAGTGATAAATTTCCAGTAATATTTCATTTAGAATTTAAAGGGAGAAAATAATTAATATGTTAAAAATAAAGAAGTTAGGAGAAGAAAAAAATATAAGAATAATTGTGGATCCATACATACCTCTGTGGTTATATTTTGGTAAAGATACACAACAGATAGAAAGTTTTAATATTAGTGATTTTAAGAAAAATATTTTAGTTGTAAAGAAGAATTTCTATACAAATGAAATATACGAAATTTGTCTAATATTTTGTAATAAAGTGATTTTTTCTAATAAGATATTAGATTATAATAAAAAAAATATAAGAAAATTTGAAGGGATACCACAAATTTATGATAAAAATAATAAGTTAAATTCTGGTAAAGAAATTTATAATGATTTTAGAATATTTTATTCAAGAGATAGTATAAAAATTGAGTTCACTAATATTGTTAATAACTATCCTAGGATTTTAAAAAAAATGATAAAAAATAAAGATATCTACTTTGAAACTAATAAAAATGGAGTAATATTAAGCATTTTTTTAAGTAATTTACCTGCTAAAATAATAAAGAATATGTTAAAAATTTTAAAGGTTAAAAGTTTATTAGAATTTTCAGAAGAATGTAATGAGAAAAATGAATATACTTTATTAGAGGAACCATTAAAAAATCAAAGATTTTAAAATTTGGAAGTGCTATTATATTAAATAAAATATTCAAAAGAAGGAGCATAAAAACTTTTAAATGAAAATAGGGCAATAAAATGTATAGTAATCAATATTATGAAATTACAGATAAAGGAAAAGTAAAAATATCTGCTGAAGATGTGATAAAATTTAAAAATCCTGTTACAAAGTCAGATGGAAATGATTTAATTTTTGGTGGAATTAAAAAAAGTGAAGATATTCCAGCAGAAAAAGGAATATTTAAAAAAGTAAAAGATAAGATGAATGGAATGGTTGATACATTAACAGGAAAATCAAAAACTCAAAGACAATTAGAGAGTCTGAGAATAAAATCGGAAGTAAAAGATTTAGGATTTCAAGTAGATGGAACAAGTCCAACAGGATTTGATATAGATGAGGCTTTAAAAAATAATTTAGGAAGAACATTTAAAACATTTGATGAATATGATGATGTTACAAAAACAGCAACAAGTGTAAAAAGTATAGGCCTAGATTCAAAGACATATACAAGTGGTTCAGGTTTAAGTTCTAAATTAAATAGTAATCTTAAAGATATTAAAGATTTTACTGAGTACGAATTAGGAGATATTTATTTAAGTAAAGATATGATAGATAAAAATGTATTGAAATTGGTAATAAATAATAAACCTTTAAACAAATCTCAGATGGAAAATTTAAAGAAAGTAGTAGATAATGCAACAAAGGAAGGAATAAAGGTAGAAGCTATAATATTGAAATAAGGAGGATTAAAATGAATTTACTAGTAGGAATTTATAAAGAAAAAAAAAATGAAGACTTTAGAATAGTAATTTTACCTTCTGGTAAAAATAAAATTGGATTAGGAAAGTATAAAGATTACGGAATTATATCTTATTTAAATAAAAAAAATGCTAAAAAAATAGGAGAACTTATATTTTGGGCATTAAGTGAAAGTGATAATGAAAAAATTGAAGATGAAGTTAATGTACAATGGTGTAAACAATATTTTAATTGTTCGTCCAATTTAAAAGTAGTTAATGAATATAATAATATAGGTTTTAAATTTTTTGAAAATAAGTATAAAATATATTTAAAAATGAAGGATGGTAGAGGTTATTCACCATTTAAAGATGAAAATGGAAATATGGTTGAATATACTTTCCCAGAAAAACCAACAGCTTTAGAGTTAGGAACAAAAGTAATGGAAATGTTTGAATATAAAGAAAGATATGACGGGTTAATAGAATAGGTTGAAATTAAGCTGAATAAGTAAAAATATTTATTCAGCTTTTCTTTAAGTTGAAATTTATAGATACAAACGAATTTTATAAATCAAGCTAAGATGATATTATAAAAACAAAAGTATAGGCCTAGATTCAAAGACATATATAAGTGGTTCAGGATTAAGTTCTAAATTAAATAGTGATCTTAAAGATATTAAATATTTTACTGAGTACGAATTAGGAGATATTTATTTAAGTAAAGATATGATAGATAAAAATGTATTGAAATTGGTAATAAATAATAAACCTTTAAATAAATCTCAAATGGAAAATTTAAAGAAGGTAGTAGATAATGCAACAAAGGAAGGAATAAAAGTAGAAGCTGTAATATTGAAATAAGGAGAGGAAGAAAATGTTTTTATTAGTATCAATTTATAAAGAAAAAAATGAAGATTTTAGAATGGTAATATTACCATCAGGTAGAAACAAAATAGGATTACATCAAGATAAAGATTATGGAATAATTTCCTATCTAAATAAAAATGATAGTGAAAAAATAGGAGAATTTATATTTTGGGCATTAAATGAAAGTAATGAAGAAAAATTTGAAAATAATATTAATATATCTTGGCATAAAAAATTTTTTAATTGCTCTTCTAACTCGAAAGTAAATAGTGAATATAATTATATAAATTTTAAATTTTTAAAAAATAAATATATTTTACTGTTATTTAAAAAAGATGGTAGAGGTTACTCACCATTTAAAGATGAAAATGGAAATATGGTTGAATATACTTTCCCAGAAAAACCAACAGCCTTAGAGTTAGGAACAAAAGTAATGGAAATGTTTGAATATAAAGAAAGATATGACAGGTTAATAGAATAGGTTGAAATTAAGCTGAATAAGTAAAAATGTTTATTCAGCTTTTTTCTAAGAGTATAGTGGTATAATAGAATTGTAACACAAGAGTCTAATAATAAAATATTTTTATCTAAAAAAGAGAATTATGATATAATTGATAAAAGTAGTAAAAAAAATTAAGATTATTTAAAAATATAAATTTTGAGGAGCAATAAATAATGGATAAAATTTATATAAGAGATTTAGAATTTATCGGTTATCATGGAGTTTTTGAAGAAGAAAAAAAATTAGGTCAAAAATTCTTTGTAAGTTTAGAACTTACTACTAATTTAAGAGAAGCAGGCTTAAATGATGATATAACAAAAACAACTCATTATGGAGAAGTTTCAGAAAGTGTAAAAAAAATATTTTTTCAAAAAAAATATGATTTAATAGAAACTTTGGCAGAAGATATAGCAAAAGAAATATTACTTAATTATACTTTAATAAGTGAGTTAAAGCTAGAAATAAAAAAACCTTGGGCACCAGTGGGGATACCCCTTAAAGATGTTTCTATTGAAATCACAAGAAAATGGAATGAAGTGTATATCTCATTAGGAACTAACATGGGTAATAAAAAAGAAAATTTAGAAAAGGCTATAAAAGAAATAGCTAATATAAGGGATACTTTCATTATAAAAGAAAGTAAGATTATTGAAACAGAGCCTTTTGGTTATAAAGAACAAGATAATTTTTTAAATTCTTGTATAGGGGTTAAAACACTATTAGCACCAAGAGAAATTTTAAAAGAATTACTTTCCATAGAAAAGAAAATGGGAAGAGAAAGAAAGATTAAATGGGGACCAAGAATAATAGATTTGGATATAATTTTTTATGGTAAAGAAGTTATAGAAGAAGATGATTTGATAGTACCTCATCCATATATGGAATACAGGGAGTTTGTCCTAAAACCTTTGGAAGAAATAATACCTAATTTTGTTCATCCTTTACTTTCAAAGAGAATTAGTACACTTAGAAAGGAGCTTGAAAATGAAAAAAATTAGTTGTGGAAACAAAGAAATTATTTTAGGAAAAAGAACCTTAGTAATGGGAATATTAAATGTTACTCCTGATTCTTTTTCAGATGGAGGAAGATATAATAATTTAGATTCTGCAATGAAGCAAGCAGAAAAGCTTATTTTGGATGGTGCTGATATAATAGATGTAGGTGGAGAATCTACAAGACCAGGGCATACTCAAATTAGTTCAGAGGAAGAAATTTCAAGAGTAGTGCCAATTATAGAAAAAATTTCTAAAAACTTAGATACAGTAATTTCCATCGATACATATAAATATGATGTAGCAGAAGAAGCAATAAAAGCAGGAGCAAATATAATAAATGATATTTGGGGATTACAATATGACAAAGGAGAAATGGCAGAGCTTGTAAAAAAATCTAATCTTCCAGTTATTGTAATGCATAACCAAAGCAATGAAATTTATGAAAAAGATATAATGTTATCTTTAAGAGAATTTTTTGAAAAAACATATAAAATAGTAGATAAATATGGAATAGATAGAGATAAGATAATTTTAGATCCAGGTTTAGGTTTTGGGAAAAATATTGAACAAAATATAGAAGTTATGTCAAGATTAAATGAGTTAAAAGATATGGGACCTATTTTATTAGGAGCTTCTAAGAAAAGATTCATAGGTAAACTTCTTAATGATTTACCATTTGATGAAAGGGTTGAAG from Fusobacterium simiae encodes the following:
- a CDS encoding endonuclease toxin domain-containing protein, translating into MLETVKNKMDDIADTLTGKSKTQRQLESLGIDVKVRESGITIDGTIEVGDDIDEIENSLGHNFPVYDKLERKNGVTIATSTKARDLTQKTYSSLEYKNGLYNRIKEDIDDILSFKSAKMKNGKTLKKDMIDKRILEISINEHELTKQQIDNIKKGIDYGKMNGVEVKFIIEK
- a CDS encoding osmolarity sensor protein EnvZ, which gives rise to MEKLILVSIAKEKKEKDFRMVIMPSGRDKIGLIQDKDYGIVAYPNENNFEKIGEFIYWGFNESDDKVIEISPNMNFGKQFYNCSSFRKVMNEYNVVQFEFFKGIYSISLLKKEGNAYVAFEDENKEAVEYTFSEKPTALELGAKVMEMFEYKEKYDGLIE
- a CDS encoding osmolarity sensor protein EnvZ is translated as MNVSITIYKEKKEQNFRMVILPSGKNKIGLGKYKDYGIISYLNKKNAKKIGELIFWALSESDNKKIEDEVNVQWYKKYFSCSSNLKVVNEYNNIGFKLFENKYIIYLKMKDGRGYSPFKDENGNMVEYTFPEKPTPLELGTKVMEMFEYKERYDGLIE
- a CDS encoding endonuclease toxin domain-containing protein, yielding MYSNQYYEITDKGKVKISAEDVIKFKNPVTKSDGNDLIFGGIKKSEDIPAEKGIFKKVKDKMNGMVDTLTGKSKTQRQLESLRIKSEVKDLGFQVDGTSPTGFDIDEALKNNLGRTFKTFDEYDDVTKTATSVKSIGLDSKTYTSGSGLSSKLNSNLKDIKDFTEYELGDIYLSKDMIDKNVLKLVINNKPLNKSQMENLKKVVDNATKEGIKVEAIILK
- a CDS encoding osmolarity sensor protein EnvZ; this translates as MNLLVGIYKEKKNEDFRIVILPSGKNKIGLGKYKDYGIISYLNKKNAKKIGELIFWALSESDNEKIEDEVNVQWCKQYFNCSSNLKVVNEYNNIGFKFFENKYKIYLKMKDGRGYSPFKDENGNMVEYTFPEKPTALELGTKVMEMFEYKERYDGLIE
- a CDS encoding endonuclease toxin domain-containing protein is translated as MSGSGLSSKLNSDLKDIKYFTEYELGDIYLSKDMIDKNVLKLVINNKPLNKSQMENLKKVVDNATKEGIKVEAVILK
- a CDS encoding osmolarity sensor protein EnvZ gives rise to the protein MFLLVSIYKEKNEDFRMVILPSGRNKIGLHQDKDYGIISYLNKNDSEKIGEFIFWALNESNEEKFENNINISWHKKFFNCSSNSKVNSEYNYINFKFLKNKYILLLFKKDGRGYSPFKDENGNMVEYTFPEKPTALELGTKVMEMFEYKERYDRLIE
- the folK gene encoding 2-amino-4-hydroxy-6-hydroxymethyldihydropteridine diphosphokinase, which produces MDKIYIRDLEFIGYHGVFEEEKKLGQKFFVSLELTTNLREAGLNDDITKTTHYGEVSESVKKIFFQKKYDLIETLAEDIAKEILLNYTLISELKLEIKKPWAPVGIPLKDVSIEITRKWNEVYISLGTNMGNKKENLEKAIKEIANIRDTFIIKESKIIETEPFGYKEQDNFLNSCIGVKTLLAPREILKELLSIEKKMGRERKIKWGPRIIDLDIIFYGKEVIEEDDLIVPHPYMEYREFVLKPLEEIIPNFVHPLLSKRISTLRKELENEKN
- the folP gene encoding dihydropteroate synthase, translating into MKKISCGNKEIILGKRTLVMGILNVTPDSFSDGGRYNNLDSAMKQAEKLILDGADIIDVGGESTRPGHTQISSEEEISRVVPIIEKISKNLDTVISIDTYKYDVAEEAIKAGANIINDIWGLQYDKGEMAELVKKSNLPVIVMHNQSNEIYEKDIMLSLREFFEKTYKIVDKYGIDRDKIILDPGLGFGKNIEQNIEVMSRLNELKDMGPILLGASKKRFIGKLLNDLPFDERVEGTVATTVIGIEKGVDIVRVHNVLENKRACLVADGVYRK